A DNA window from Brassica napus cultivar Da-Ae chromosome C1, Da-Ae, whole genome shotgun sequence contains the following coding sequences:
- the LOC106374642 gene encoding copper transporter 2, which yields MDHDNMHNMSPPSSTLASDMMMTMHMTFFWGKNTEVLFSGWPGTSSGMYALSLIVVFLLAVITEWLAHSLTLRCVGSTNRATGIVQTALYTLRIGLSYLVMLAVMSFNGGIFIVAMAGFAVGFFLFGSTAFKKPSDDQKTDKLPPLSSGCV from the coding sequence ATGGATCATGACAACATGCATAACATGTCACCACCATCATCAACGTTGGCTTCCGACATGATGATGACGATGCACATGACGTTCTTCTGGGGTAAGAACACGGAGGTTCTCTTCTCCGGATGGCCCGGGACAAGCTCCGGTATGTACGCTCTTAGCCTCATCGTTGTTTTCCTCCTTGCCGTAATCACCGAGTGGCTCGCCCATTCTCTTACCCTCCGTTGTGTTGGCTCCACTAACCGCGCCACCGGGATCGTTCAGACCGCCTTGTACACACTCAGGATTGGCCTCTCCTATCTTGTGATGCTTGCGGTGATGTCCTTCAACGGCGGCATTTTTATTGTCGCTATGGCCGGGTTTGCCGTCGGTTTCTTTCTCTTCGGAAGTACTGCTTTCAAGAAACCCTCCGATGACCAGAAAACCGATAAACTTCCCCCTCTGTCGTCAGGTTGCGTTTGa